A section of the Thermotoga caldifontis AZM44c09 genome encodes:
- a CDS encoding class I SAM-dependent methyltransferase: protein MEHYYSEKPRSELRVKTAVLKLKNGAVYQFQTPSGVFSFGEIDKATRILIEHCHLDGRKLLDLGCGYGVIGIVLKAEHPDLEVYMSDINERAVEFAKINARKNNVDVVIRQGAFFDPWKDEKFDVVLMNPPLAAGKEVVLRLIRESFEHLNYGGSLQVVAYHNKGGSYVKRAMQEIFGNVEDIYKEGGIRIYKSVKVTQQ from the coding sequence ATGGAGCACTATTACTCCGAAAAGCCCAGGAGCGAGTTGAGAGTTAAAACAGCCGTATTGAAATTGAAGAATGGAGCGGTGTATCAATTCCAGACTCCATCTGGAGTTTTCAGCTTTGGAGAGATCGATAAGGCTACGCGCATTCTCATCGAGCACTGTCACCTTGATGGCAGGAAGTTGCTGGACCTTGGGTGTGGTTATGGAGTGATCGGAATCGTTCTGAAGGCGGAACATCCAGACCTGGAGGTATACATGAGCGATATCAATGAAAGGGCCGTGGAATTTGCGAAGATAAATGCGAGGAAGAACAACGTCGATGTTGTGATAAGACAGGGAGCATTCTTTGATCCCTGGAAAGACGAAAAATTCGATGTGGTTTTGATGAACCCCCCACTCGCTGCGGGAAAAGAAGTTGTGCTTCGATTGATCAGAGAATCTTTCGAACATTTGAACTACGGTGGTTCCCTCCAGGTAGTTGCGTACCACAACAAAGGTGGTTCTTACGTCAAGAGGGCCATGCAGGAAATCTTCGGGAATGTCGAAGACATTTATAAAGAAGGTGGCATAAGGATATACAAATCTGTGAAGGTGA
- the ppdK gene encoding pyruvate, phosphate dikinase codes for MSKKFVYFFANGVAEGNAEMKDILGGKGANLAEMTNLGIPVPPGFTISAEVCRYYYQHGRTYPEGLKEEVERAMKRLEQVTGKGFGDPDRPLLVSVRSGAAISMPGMMDTILNLGLNDETVNGLIKMTNNPRFAYDAYRRFLQMFGDTALGIPRSKFDNALEEMKRRKGVKLDIELDAEDLKQLVEIYKKVYEEEGKKFPQDVHEQLWLAIDAVFRSWMSERAVKYREINNIREDELLGTAVNVVAMVFGNMGERSGTGVAFTRNPNTGEKEVYGEFLQNAQGEDVVAGIRTPVPLEELKRLMPEVYRELIAIMDRLERHYKDMQDIEFTVEEGKLYMLQTRSGKRTSRAAIKIAVDMAKEGIITKEEAVLRVKPEDIERVLHPRFDEKARAKAKVIAKGLPASPGAATGVVVFDAKKAEEMGRNGEKVILVRPETSPEDVGGMAFAQGILTSRGGMTSHAAVVARGMGKPAVVGAEMIEVKDEEGFFRVNDVVVKEGEWISIDGATGEVLLGKIETIKPVGLEGEVAELLKWADEIRRLGVRANADIPRDAEVARKFGAEGIGLCRTEHMFFEADRIPKMRRMIVAKTKEEREKALNELLPLQKEDFKGLFKAMAGYPVTIRLIDPPLHEFLPHDDEQIEETAKELGISPSELKDIVRSLSELNPMLGHRGCRLTITYPEIAIMQTKAIIGAAIELKKETGMEVVPEIMIPLVGHVNEIAFLKKIIKEVADKMIQESGVKIEYKIGTMIEVPRACVTADEIAKEAEFFSFGTNDLTQMTFAFSRDDVGKFLPEYLEKGILEHDPFKTLDYEGVGALVEMGTKKGKQARPNLKVGVCGEHGGDPRSIHFFHRAGLDYVSCSPYRVPVARLAAAQAVLIYDKKLAKKAE; via the coding sequence ATGAGCAAAAAGTTTGTGTACTTCTTCGCCAACGGCGTGGCAGAAGGGAACGCCGAGATGAAGGACATCCTCGGCGGAAAAGGTGCAAACCTCGCCGAGATGACCAACCTCGGTATACCAGTACCACCCGGGTTCACGATTTCTGCCGAGGTGTGCAGGTATTACTATCAGCATGGTCGAACCTATCCTGAAGGTTTGAAGGAAGAAGTAGAACGGGCCATGAAGAGGCTCGAGCAAGTTACGGGCAAAGGCTTCGGTGATCCCGATCGACCGTTGCTTGTCTCCGTCAGGTCCGGTGCGGCTATATCCATGCCGGGCATGATGGACACGATACTCAACCTTGGCTTGAACGATGAAACTGTGAACGGGCTGATCAAAATGACAAACAACCCCAGATTTGCTTACGATGCTTACAGAAGGTTTCTGCAGATGTTCGGCGATACCGCACTCGGTATACCGAGGAGCAAATTCGACAACGCGCTCGAGGAGATGAAGAGAAGGAAAGGTGTAAAGCTCGATATCGAACTCGATGCGGAAGATTTGAAGCAACTGGTCGAGATTTACAAGAAGGTGTACGAAGAAGAGGGGAAGAAATTCCCACAGGATGTTCACGAACAGCTGTGGCTCGCCATCGATGCGGTGTTCAGGAGCTGGATGAGCGAGAGGGCTGTGAAGTACAGAGAGATCAACAACATAAGGGAAGACGAGTTGCTCGGAACGGCGGTCAACGTGGTCGCGATGGTTTTTGGAAACATGGGTGAACGTTCTGGAACGGGTGTTGCTTTCACACGCAACCCGAACACGGGAGAGAAAGAAGTCTACGGAGAATTCCTGCAGAACGCACAGGGTGAGGATGTCGTTGCAGGTATCAGAACACCGGTTCCTCTTGAAGAATTGAAGCGCTTGATGCCAGAGGTGTACAGAGAGCTCATCGCCATCATGGATAGACTCGAGAGACACTACAAGGACATGCAGGACATCGAGTTCACCGTGGAGGAAGGCAAACTCTACATGTTGCAAACCAGAAGCGGTAAGAGAACCTCCAGGGCTGCCATCAAGATCGCCGTGGACATGGCGAAGGAAGGTATAATCACCAAAGAAGAAGCCGTACTACGCGTTAAACCTGAGGATATAGAGCGGGTCCTGCATCCTCGTTTCGATGAGAAGGCGCGAGCAAAAGCGAAAGTGATAGCCAAAGGTTTGCCCGCTTCACCTGGTGCAGCCACAGGTGTCGTGGTCTTCGACGCAAAGAAAGCCGAAGAAATGGGAAGAAACGGTGAAAAGGTCATACTCGTGAGGCCGGAGACGAGCCCAGAGGACGTCGGTGGCATGGCTTTCGCTCAGGGTATCCTCACTTCGAGGGGTGGAATGACGTCACACGCGGCCGTTGTGGCAAGGGGAATGGGTAAACCTGCGGTCGTCGGAGCGGAAATGATTGAGGTGAAAGACGAAGAAGGGTTCTTCAGGGTGAACGACGTGGTAGTGAAAGAAGGCGAATGGATCTCCATAGATGGTGCCACAGGAGAAGTGCTGCTGGGTAAGATCGAAACGATCAAACCCGTGGGTCTCGAAGGTGAAGTGGCTGAACTGCTCAAGTGGGCCGACGAGATCAGACGACTCGGCGTGCGTGCGAACGCAGACATCCCGAGGGATGCAGAAGTTGCGAGAAAGTTCGGGGCAGAAGGCATCGGTCTGTGCAGAACTGAGCACATGTTCTTCGAAGCGGACAGGATACCGAAGATGCGCAGGATGATCGTAGCGAAGACGAAGGAAGAAAGAGAAAAAGCTTTGAACGAGCTGTTGCCACTGCAGAAGGAAGATTTCAAAGGTTTGTTCAAAGCCATGGCTGGCTATCCGGTCACCATAAGGCTCATAGACCCGCCACTCCACGAGTTCTTACCACACGACGATGAGCAGATCGAAGAAACGGCGAAGGAACTTGGTATCTCGCCGAGTGAGTTGAAAGATATCGTGAGATCTCTCAGCGAACTGAACCCGATGCTTGGTCACCGTGGCTGTAGGCTCACCATCACTTATCCAGAAATTGCGATCATGCAAACCAAAGCCATCATCGGCGCCGCGATAGAGTTGAAGAAGGAGACGGGCATGGAAGTCGTGCCAGAAATCATGATCCCTCTCGTTGGACACGTGAACGAGATCGCGTTCTTGAAGAAGATCATCAAGGAAGTCGCCGACAAAATGATACAAGAATCCGGTGTCAAGATCGAATACAAAATAGGTACAATGATCGAAGTTCCACGCGCATGCGTTACGGCCGACGAGATAGCAAAGGAAGCGGAGTTCTTCAGCTTCGGAACGAACGATCTGACACAGATGACCTTTGCCTTCAGCCGCGATGACGTTGGTAAATTCTTGCCAGAGTATCTGGAAAAGGGCATTCTGGAACACGATCCGTTCAAGACACTCGATTATGAAGGTGTCGGAGCACTCGTCGAGATGGGCACAAAGAAAGGAAAGCAGGCAAGGCCCAATCTCAAAGTGGGTGTCTGTGGAGAACACGGAGGAGATCCAAGATCGATTCACTTCTTCCACAGGGCCGGTCTCGACTATGTGAGCTGTTCACCTTACAGGGTTCCTGTAGCGAGGCTGGCAGCGGCTCAGGCTGTCCTCATCTACGATAAGAAACTCGCAAAGAAGGCGGAGTGA
- the hup gene encoding DNA-binding protein HU, with amino-acid sequence MNKKELVDKVAKKAGLKKKDVKKVVDTMLDAITEALAKGEKVQLVGFGSFEVRKAAQRKGVNPQTKKPITIPARKVPKFRPGKVLKEKVK; translated from the coding sequence ATGAACAAGAAAGAACTTGTCGACAAGGTCGCGAAAAAAGCGGGACTGAAGAAGAAGGATGTCAAGAAAGTAGTTGACACAATGCTCGATGCTATCACCGAAGCTCTTGCAAAAGGAGAAAAGGTCCAGCTCGTCGGCTTTGGAAGCTTCGAAGTCCGCAAGGCGGCTCAGAGGAAAGGCGTCAACCCACAGACGAAGAAGCCGATCACGATTCCCGCAAGAAAAGTCCCGAAGTTCAGACCTGGCAAGGTTCTGAAGGAAAAAGTCAAGTGA
- the mnmE gene encoding tRNA uridine-5-carboxymethylaminomethyl(34) synthesis GTPase MnmE, protein MDTIVAIASPRGIGAISIVRLSGPESWRICLRALKTVPDRVEPRKVYHNFILDDDNEVLDEVLVLFYKAPHSYTGEDMVEVMCHGGPIVTQLVLERFVKLGARLAEPGEFTKRAFLNGKMDLTKAESVKQIVEATSKTAVKIAAANLSGRLAGFVEDLRQDVLRVLAHIEVEFDYPDEVFTEPEFLRQELKNLLERVDDSLKNADSRLAVSRGLRIVIVGKPNVGKSTLLNTLLNEERAIVTEVPGTTRDVIEAFTTIRGITFTLIDTAGIRETQDRVEKIGVERAISAASTADLILFVLDASAPLDEDDLKILQLIKNKRYLVVVNKIDVIDRIDLDQLKNTLGTNARVLVISALKREGIEKLEEEIIRQVQDLLENVDGYVSTTRQYELLLSCKSNLNGAIEELEKGRLDAAAERLRKCLEALDSLLGREYRIDLIERMFSDFCVGK, encoded by the coding sequence GTGGACACGATCGTTGCCATAGCGAGTCCGCGGGGCATTGGGGCCATTTCCATCGTTCGCTTGAGTGGTCCTGAATCCTGGCGGATTTGCCTCCGAGCGCTGAAAACTGTTCCAGACCGTGTTGAACCGCGCAAAGTTTATCACAATTTCATCCTGGATGACGACAACGAAGTGCTGGACGAAGTGCTCGTCCTCTTCTACAAAGCCCCGCACTCCTACACTGGCGAAGACATGGTCGAAGTGATGTGCCACGGTGGTCCCATAGTGACACAACTGGTTTTAGAGAGGTTCGTCAAACTCGGTGCAAGGCTCGCAGAACCTGGAGAATTCACCAAGAGGGCCTTCCTCAACGGGAAGATGGATTTGACGAAGGCTGAATCGGTTAAACAGATCGTGGAAGCCACGTCGAAGACGGCTGTCAAGATCGCGGCGGCGAACCTTTCGGGAAGGTTGGCAGGTTTCGTTGAGGATCTTCGCCAGGATGTGTTGCGCGTTCTGGCACACATCGAAGTCGAGTTCGACTATCCAGACGAGGTCTTCACAGAACCCGAATTCTTGAGACAGGAATTGAAGAATTTACTGGAACGCGTTGACGATTCTTTGAAGAATGCAGACAGCCGGCTCGCCGTTTCCAGAGGGCTAAGGATCGTCATTGTGGGTAAGCCCAACGTTGGTAAATCGACCCTGTTGAACACACTTTTGAACGAAGAAAGGGCCATCGTGACGGAAGTTCCAGGAACCACGAGGGACGTCATCGAAGCTTTCACAACGATCAGAGGGATCACTTTCACTTTGATAGACACTGCCGGCATCAGAGAAACCCAGGACAGAGTGGAAAAAATCGGTGTAGAGAGGGCAATAAGTGCTGCCAGTACGGCGGATCTGATCCTCTTCGTTCTGGATGCCAGTGCCCCACTCGATGAGGACGATTTGAAGATACTGCAACTCATAAAGAACAAACGGTATCTCGTTGTTGTCAACAAGATCGATGTCATCGACAGAATAGATTTGGATCAGCTGAAGAATACTTTGGGGACAAACGCACGTGTGTTGGTGATTTCGGCGCTGAAAAGAGAGGGCATCGAAAAGTTGGAAGAAGAAATCATAAGGCAGGTCCAAGATCTACTTGAAAACGTCGACGGTTACGTGTCAACAACCAGACAGTACGAACTTCTTCTGTCCTGTAAATCGAACCTGAATGGAGCGATAGAAGAACTGGAGAAAGGAAGACTCGATGCAGCTGCAGAGAGATTGAGAAAGTGCCTCGAAGCACTGGATTCACTGCTCGGAAGAGAGTACAGAATCGATCTCATCGAACGAATGTTTAGCGATTTCTGCGTTGGCAAATGA
- a CDS encoding GatB/YqeY domain-containing protein → MDLKSKLNQDLKEAMKAKDEVKLRTVRMLLAAIKNFEVEKMRPATDEEILQIMSKEIKKRQEAIEMYEKGNRQDLAQAERLEVQIIQSYMPQQLSEEEIRELAKRIIAELGLSSPKDVGTAMKAIMPHVKGRADGKLVNRIVSELLGGS, encoded by the coding sequence GTGGATCTGAAGAGCAAGTTGAATCAGGATCTGAAAGAAGCCATGAAAGCAAAGGATGAGGTGAAACTCAGAACGGTCAGGATGCTTCTGGCCGCGATCAAGAATTTTGAAGTCGAGAAAATGCGTCCAGCCACGGACGAAGAGATCCTTCAGATCATGTCAAAAGAGATAAAGAAAAGACAAGAAGCAATTGAGATGTACGAAAAGGGGAACAGACAGGACCTGGCGCAGGCGGAGAGACTCGAAGTTCAGATCATACAGTCTTACATGCCTCAACAGCTGAGTGAGGAAGAGATAAGAGAACTTGCGAAAAGGATCATAGCTGAGCTCGGTTTATCCAGTCCGAAAGACGTGGGTACAGCCATGAAAGCCATCATGCCACACGTAAAGGGTAGGGCGGATGGAAAACTCGTGAACAGAATAGTTTCGGAACTTCTCGGTGGGAGCTGA
- a CDS encoding HD-GYP domain-containing protein gives MYLEAEVGQYVLKNVGSLTGLETSLETITDRNGSIVVRAGERITPEKIELLKSNGVNRIWVKVEEVLPPLVDVRKIDEAKEQIQQVFDTVATKLRIETEQVWRVSQTVLNDIVRNYGDKISLVFLVQQTDEDYTYTHEVHVSMISSLVGLEMGLKLEELSHLAFSAMIHDVGKALVPKEILLASRKLTPEEFEIMKKHVAFGERICRQSGLNDERVISSVRDHHEKLDGSGYLSGLSDRQISLFARIVSVVDIYDALVSNRSYKPSWTPYKAMTEIIRLASLNKLDAKVVKSMVSLLGLYPIGTTVVLNEGTKAIVVGVNRRNPLRPIVQIENGETIDLTEEKNLRVVSVLE, from the coding sequence ATGTACTTGGAGGCTGAAGTAGGTCAGTATGTTTTGAAGAACGTTGGTTCGCTCACAGGTTTAGAAACATCGCTTGAAACGATCACAGATCGGAACGGCTCGATCGTTGTAAGAGCGGGAGAGAGGATCACGCCAGAGAAGATCGAGCTTTTGAAGAGCAACGGTGTGAACAGAATATGGGTCAAAGTGGAAGAGGTGTTACCACCACTGGTTGATGTCAGAAAAATAGATGAAGCCAAAGAACAAATACAACAGGTCTTCGACACCGTTGCCACAAAGCTCAGGATAGAGACTGAACAGGTCTGGAGAGTTTCGCAGACTGTTTTGAACGACATAGTGAGAAACTACGGTGATAAAATATCGTTGGTTTTCCTCGTTCAGCAGACGGACGAGGACTACACCTATACCCACGAGGTTCACGTCAGTATGATCAGCTCTCTCGTTGGTTTGGAAATGGGTTTGAAGCTGGAAGAACTTTCCCATCTCGCTTTTTCCGCGATGATACACGATGTAGGCAAAGCGTTGGTTCCAAAAGAGATCTTGCTCGCATCGAGGAAATTGACACCGGAAGAATTCGAAATCATGAAAAAGCACGTTGCGTTCGGTGAGAGAATATGCCGACAATCTGGTCTGAACGACGAACGTGTCATCAGCAGTGTGAGGGATCATCACGAAAAGCTCGACGGCTCAGGTTACCTCTCAGGCTTATCGGACCGGCAGATAAGCCTGTTCGCTCGCATCGTGAGTGTTGTCGACATTTATGACGCTCTCGTTTCGAACAGGTCTTACAAGCCTTCGTGGACGCCCTACAAGGCTATGACAGAGATCATTAGACTCGCTTCACTGAACAAACTCGACGCAAAAGTGGTGAAGAGCATGGTCTCATTGTTGGGACTCTACCCGATAGGCACAACTGTTGTGTTGAACGAAGGTACAAAGGCGATCGTTGTTGGTGTGAACAGAAGGAATCCTTTAAGGCCCATTGTTCAGATTGAGAACGGTGAAACGATAGATCTGACGGAAGAGAAAAATTTGAGAGTAGTTTCGGTCCTTGAATGA
- a CDS encoding M16 family metallopeptidase: MKIETLQTLNGHIYFVPISSVKTLSLAFIVPVGSANEKPEEAGVAHLIEHASFKGTKHFDEFSLKFNLEVVGGSLNAFTTKDFTVYLAKVPYSHHEKAIEVLADIVFQPLFEEKAIALEKSVIIEEIKTYHEDHESRVQDLFAESYLEDPYSRPVSGYIETVEKLTREKVLEFHNDHYGNVDVVVVGKVTKSVLEKLKKVIESYNKTVDSPDPKVRFKSESISCEERNDLTQIHLIGGTRLDFGILSEDYPAFMVLSTLLGSGMSSVLFTKIREEQGLVYDVELLNNLWSDVGIFAIYACTSLDKLERYVWELRKIMQGDITKDQFEYGKQRLLGKLQMITESVSGVFGYLVEFLITRSKPVVLDDMLKKIDAVTLRRVRDLWKQICEKPWHWACVVPLENKKSVVNVLGG; encoded by the coding sequence ATGAAAATAGAAACGTTGCAAACTCTCAATGGGCACATCTACTTTGTGCCCATTTCTTCTGTCAAGACCCTTTCGTTGGCGTTCATTGTGCCTGTTGGATCCGCGAACGAAAAACCTGAAGAAGCAGGAGTGGCTCACCTCATCGAACATGCTTCGTTCAAAGGGACAAAGCACTTCGATGAATTCAGTCTGAAATTCAACCTGGAAGTTGTAGGGGGAAGCCTGAACGCGTTCACCACGAAAGACTTTACGGTCTACCTGGCGAAGGTGCCTTACAGTCATCACGAGAAGGCAATAGAGGTTCTAGCAGACATCGTTTTCCAGCCCCTTTTTGAGGAAAAGGCTATCGCGCTTGAGAAATCGGTTATAATTGAAGAAATAAAAACTTACCACGAAGATCATGAAAGCAGAGTCCAGGATTTATTCGCTGAGAGTTATCTCGAAGATCCGTACTCAAGGCCAGTCAGTGGCTATATAGAAACTGTGGAAAAACTGACCAGAGAGAAAGTTCTTGAGTTCCACAACGATCACTATGGAAATGTCGACGTTGTTGTGGTGGGCAAGGTTACCAAAAGCGTTCTGGAAAAATTAAAAAAAGTGATTGAATCGTACAACAAAACGGTCGATTCGCCGGATCCAAAGGTTCGTTTCAAGTCGGAAAGTATCAGCTGTGAGGAGAGGAATGATCTAACACAGATTCATTTGATCGGTGGGACGCGCCTTGACTTCGGAATACTGAGTGAAGACTATCCTGCTTTCATGGTTCTGAGCACGTTGCTTGGAAGCGGAATGAGTTCTGTTCTGTTCACAAAAATCAGAGAAGAGCAGGGGCTCGTGTACGACGTGGAGTTGCTCAACAACCTTTGGAGCGATGTGGGTATCTTCGCGATCTATGCGTGTACCAGTTTGGATAAGCTCGAGAGGTACGTTTGGGAACTGAGAAAAATAATGCAAGGAGACATCACGAAGGATCAATTCGAATACGGAAAACAACGGTTGCTGGGTAAGCTTCAGATGATAACTGAAAGCGTTTCGGGCGTTTTCGGTTACCTTGTCGAGTTCCTCATCACGAGGAGTAAGCCGGTGGTCCTGGACGATATGTTGAAAAAGATAGATGCAGTAACACTGAGACGTGTGAGAGACCTGTGGAAACAGATCTGCGAGAAGCCCTGGCATTGGGCGTGTGTGGTGCCTCTCGAAAACAAGAAAAGCGTGGTGAATGTACTTGGAGGCTGA
- a CDS encoding polyribonucleotide nucleotidyltransferase, whose amino-acid sequence MKYWRRVILGKEFYVEHGRVAKQANGAVLARIGDTTVLATAVMSDQAVEGVDFVPLTVEFQERFYAAGKIPGGFIKREGKPSEAAILSARTIDRPIRPLFPKHLRNEVQVVVTVLSVDAANPPDVVGVMAASLALNVSDIPFNGVVAAVRVGLVDGQVVFFPSEEELERSMLDIVVAGTADAITMVEGEAKEVSEEQMVEVLFKAHEAIKQIVEFEQDILSEFNVSKAQIEEVKLPEDIENGFRALIDGEELRRRLLTQGKKARAQAISEYYESVLEQLKQKYTEELLNQYATQLKDLYEELMKHKMRRIVVEEGIRLDLRGPKDIRPITCEVGLLPKVHGSALFTRGETQSLGIVTLGAPMDEQIVDTILEEGTKRFMLHYNFPPFCTGEVKPLRGPSRREIGHGHLAERALKFILPDEEEFPYTIRVVSEILESNGSSSMATVCSGSLALMDAGVPVKKHVAGVAMGLILEPDASVILTDIMGAEDHWGDMDFKVAGTRDGITAFQMDCKVSGVSKELLYRALMQAKEARMFVLDKMYSAIDKPRPSLSTYAPIIKTTVVDPTKVGEIIGPGGRVIKGIIKEYDVQISVDDDTGRVSVIGHSVDKVDAAINRINEIVKEVAVGDVFEGKITRIEPFGVFLEVGAGKIGLLHQSKILSNMKKLKIGDTLKVKVSNIDNLGRLQFEELPPERDEETKTEEQKPRSFHKDEKNPMRGGRNPKSDVK is encoded by the coding sequence TTGAAATACTGGCGACGTGTCATTCTGGGTAAGGAATTCTACGTCGAGCACGGCAGAGTAGCCAAGCAGGCCAACGGAGCCGTTTTGGCACGGATCGGTGACACCACGGTGCTGGCCACCGCCGTCATGTCCGATCAAGCGGTGGAAGGGGTCGATTTCGTTCCACTCACGGTGGAGTTTCAGGAACGCTTCTATGCGGCGGGTAAGATACCTGGAGGATTCATCAAACGCGAAGGTAAACCCAGTGAAGCCGCGATTCTTTCTGCACGAACGATCGACAGACCCATAAGGCCACTGTTTCCGAAGCATCTGCGCAACGAAGTCCAGGTCGTTGTAACTGTTCTATCCGTGGACGCTGCAAATCCCCCTGACGTTGTGGGTGTTATGGCGGCGTCTCTCGCGTTGAACGTGTCTGACATACCTTTCAACGGTGTGGTTGCGGCGGTCAGAGTGGGACTCGTAGATGGCCAGGTTGTTTTCTTCCCGAGCGAGGAAGAACTTGAAAGGAGTATGCTCGACATCGTCGTGGCTGGTACTGCGGATGCGATAACGATGGTAGAGGGCGAGGCGAAAGAAGTCAGCGAAGAGCAAATGGTTGAAGTTTTGTTCAAAGCGCACGAAGCGATCAAACAAATCGTTGAATTCGAGCAGGATATCCTCAGTGAATTCAACGTGAGTAAAGCCCAGATCGAGGAAGTCAAACTGCCTGAGGATATCGAAAACGGTTTCCGTGCGCTCATCGATGGAGAAGAGCTGCGAAGAAGATTACTCACGCAGGGTAAGAAAGCGAGAGCGCAGGCCATATCGGAGTATTATGAATCCGTCCTCGAGCAATTGAAGCAGAAATACACCGAGGAGCTTTTGAACCAGTATGCGACCCAGTTGAAAGACCTGTACGAAGAGCTGATGAAGCACAAAATGAGGAGGATCGTAGTGGAAGAAGGTATAAGGCTGGATTTGCGAGGACCCAAGGACATAAGACCGATAACGTGTGAAGTTGGTTTGCTACCAAAAGTACACGGTTCAGCCTTGTTCACCAGGGGTGAAACGCAGAGCCTCGGTATTGTGACGCTCGGTGCTCCGATGGACGAGCAAATCGTCGACACGATCCTCGAGGAAGGTACAAAACGCTTCATGCTCCATTACAACTTTCCACCGTTCTGTACAGGTGAGGTAAAACCGTTGAGAGGTCCCAGCAGGAGGGAAATCGGGCACGGTCATCTCGCAGAGCGCGCTCTCAAATTCATTCTGCCCGATGAAGAAGAATTTCCATACACGATAAGAGTCGTTTCTGAAATTCTCGAATCGAACGGTTCGTCGTCTATGGCAACGGTCTGTTCTGGGTCTCTGGCACTGATGGACGCGGGAGTTCCTGTGAAAAAGCACGTCGCAGGAGTGGCCATGGGGCTGATCTTGGAACCTGACGCATCGGTGATACTGACGGACATAATGGGTGCCGAGGATCATTGGGGAGACATGGATTTCAAAGTCGCGGGAACTCGTGACGGGATCACGGCCTTCCAGATGGATTGCAAGGTGTCCGGAGTCTCGAAGGAACTTCTGTACAGAGCTTTGATGCAAGCGAAGGAAGCGAGGATGTTCGTACTCGACAAAATGTACAGTGCCATCGATAAACCCAGACCGAGCCTTTCAACCTATGCACCTATCATCAAAACAACCGTGGTCGATCCGACAAAAGTTGGCGAAATCATAGGTCCCGGTGGACGAGTTATAAAAGGTATCATAAAGGAATACGACGTTCAGATATCCGTGGACGATGACACGGGGCGTGTGAGCGTTATCGGTCACAGCGTGGACAAGGTTGACGCGGCGATCAACAGGATAAACGAGATAGTTAAGGAAGTGGCAGTTGGTGATGTCTTCGAAGGCAAGATAACCCGCATAGAACCGTTCGGTGTGTTCCTGGAGGTTGGAGCTGGTAAGATCGGATTGCTGCACCAAAGCAAGATCCTGAGCAACATGAAGAAATTGAAGATCGGTGATACGTTGAAAGTCAAAGTGTCGAATATCGATAATCTCGGAAGACTCCAATTCGAAGAATTACCCCCAGAGCGGGATGAAGAGACCAAGACTGAGGAACAAAAACCCAGGAGCTTCCACAAGGATGAAAAGAATCCCATGCGAGGCGGGAGAAATCCAAAATCGGATGTGAAATGA
- the rpsO gene encoding 30S ribosomal protein S15 yields the protein MCLVDKEQKQQIIEQFRINEKDTGSVEVQIALLTARINHLTEHLKMHPKDFHSRRGLMKMVGRRRKMLRYLKRVNPESYRNLIEKLSLRK from the coding sequence GTGTGTTTGGTGGACAAAGAGCAGAAGCAACAGATCATTGAGCAGTTCAGAATTAACGAGAAAGACACAGGCTCGGTGGAAGTTCAGATCGCACTGCTCACGGCACGCATCAATCACCTGACAGAGCATTTGAAAATGCATCCGAAGGATTTCCACTCGCGTCGAGGCTTGATGAAGATGGTCGGAAGAAGGAGAAAGATGTTGAGGTACTTGAAACGAGTGAACCCTGAGTCTTACAGGAATTTGATCGAGAAACTGAGTCTGAGAAAATGA
- a CDS encoding stage V sporulation protein S, with protein MEILKVSSSSNPNKVAGAIAGALSKADRVEIQAIGAGAVNQAVKAIAVARRFLNENGKDIYMVPGFMEAKIENETRTGISFKVFVTQKQD; from the coding sequence ATGGAGATTCTGAAAGTCAGTTCGAGTTCGAACCCCAACAAGGTCGCAGGAGCCATAGCGGGTGCTCTGTCCAAAGCTGACAGGGTTGAGATTCAAGCAATAGGTGCGGGGGCCGTGAACCAGGCCGTCAAGGCGATCGCCGTGGCACGGAGATTCCTCAACGAGAACGGCAAAGACATTTACATGGTACCTGGGTTCATGGAAGCCAAGATCGAGAACGAAACGCGCACGGGTATATCCTTCAAGGTGTTTGTGACCCAGAAGCAAGACTGA